One genomic region from Ovis canadensis isolate MfBH-ARS-UI-01 breed Bighorn chromosome 6, ARS-UI_OviCan_v2, whole genome shotgun sequence encodes:
- the MTHFD2L gene encoding bifunctional methylenetetrahydrofolate dehydrogenase/cyclohydrolase 2, mitochondrial isoform X9, which translates to MTVVARGFWLLRGRLGRVSALSRSAVSPFAAPGPAGQAFRGFRSGGVRTSREKRFHLPEVATVCLPTCPHPRSSLLTHY; encoded by the exons ATGACAGTGGTGGCTCGCGGTTTCTGGCTGCTCCGCGGCCGCCTGGGCCGAGTGTCGGCGCTGAGCCGAAGCGCGGTGTCGCCCTTCGCGGCGCCAGGACCGGCGGGGCAGGCGTTCCGGGGCTTTCGGAGCGGCGGCGTGAG GACCAGCAGAGAGAAGAGATTCCATCTTCCAGAGGTCGCCACTGTCTGCCTCCCCACTTGTCCCCATCCTCGGTCATCTcttttaacacattattga